A window from Cryobacterium sp. SO1 encodes these proteins:
- a CDS encoding aminotransferase class III-fold pyridoxal phosphate-dependent enzyme, with product MSSSFSVSQERKLVTALPGPRSIALQERRVRAVSRGAGTLANIYMDHGAGAILVDVDGNQIIDLGCGIGVTTIGHAHPEVAAAAAMQAGKLTHTLFTVTPYENYVRVAEKLAEITPGDFEKHSILVNTGAEAVENAVKIARKYTGRRAIVSLDHAFHGRTNLTMAMTYRPWPERVGMGPFPGEIYSVPTSYPYQDGLTGEEAAEKTIDYIQTHIGASEIAAFFVEPIQGDGGIVIPAPGYFKRLSEFCTENGIVFVSDEIQAGIARTGAWYAIEHHGVVPDLVTTAKGIAGGFPLAAVTGRAEIMDAVQPGGIGGTFGGNPVSTAAALAVFDIIERDNLLGEAKRVEKALWDRIGDWADTFGIVGDVRGKGAMFGVELVHPGTTKPFPEALSFVLKHATTNGVIALDAGSWDSVLRIMPSVVISEALIDDAASVLEEAFTLFEAAQE from the coding sequence ATGTCTTCTTCCTTCTCGGTCAGCCAGGAGCGCAAGCTCGTCACCGCCCTCCCGGGCCCACGGTCAATCGCGCTGCAGGAACGACGCGTTCGCGCCGTATCTCGCGGTGCCGGCACCCTTGCCAACATCTACATGGACCACGGCGCGGGAGCGATCCTGGTGGACGTGGACGGCAACCAGATCATCGACCTGGGCTGCGGCATCGGCGTGACCACCATCGGCCACGCCCACCCCGAGGTGGCCGCGGCCGCCGCCATGCAGGCCGGCAAGCTCACCCACACCCTCTTCACCGTGACCCCGTACGAGAACTACGTGCGCGTCGCCGAGAAGCTCGCCGAGATCACCCCCGGTGACTTCGAGAAGCACTCGATCCTGGTGAACACCGGAGCCGAAGCCGTGGAGAACGCGGTCAAGATCGCCCGCAAGTACACCGGCCGCCGCGCCATCGTCAGCCTGGACCACGCGTTCCACGGCCGCACCAACCTCACCATGGCGATGACCTACCGCCCCTGGCCGGAGCGCGTGGGCATGGGCCCGTTCCCCGGTGAGATCTACAGCGTGCCCACCAGCTACCCCTATCAGGACGGCCTGACCGGCGAAGAAGCAGCCGAGAAGACCATCGACTACATCCAGACGCACATCGGCGCCTCGGAGATCGCGGCCTTCTTCGTCGAGCCGATCCAGGGCGACGGCGGCATCGTCATCCCAGCCCCGGGCTACTTCAAACGACTGAGCGAGTTCTGCACCGAAAACGGCATCGTCTTCGTCTCCGACGAGATCCAGGCCGGCATCGCCCGCACCGGCGCCTGGTACGCCATCGAGCACCACGGCGTGGTACCCGACCTGGTCACCACGGCCAAGGGCATCGCCGGCGGGTTCCCGCTGGCCGCCGTCACCGGCCGGGCCGAGATCATGGATGCCGTTCAGCCCGGCGGCATCGGCGGCACCTTCGGCGGCAACCCGGTTTCGACCGCGGCAGCCCTGGCGGTGTTCGACATCATCGAGCGCGACAACCTGCTGGGCGAAGCCAAGCGTGTGGAGAAGGCCCTCTGGGACCGCATCGGAGACTGGGCCGATACCTTCGGCATCGTCGGCGATGTGCGCGGCAAGGGCGCCATGTTCGGCGTGGAGCTCGTGCACCCCGGCACCACGAAACCGTTCCCCGAGGCTCTGTCGTTCGTGCTCAAGCACGCCACCACCAACGGCGTCATCGCACTGGATGCCGGCAGCTGGGATTCCGTGCTGCGAATCATGCCGTCCGTGGTCATCTCCGAAGCCCTCATCGACGACGCCGCGTCGGTGCTCGAAGAGGCCTTCACGCTGTTCGAGGCCGCCCAGGAATAG
- a CDS encoding OsmC family protein: protein MIGAHHYAVQIHWTGNRGTGTSSYRAYGRDHVLTSSGKAQIAGSADRTFHGDADRWNPEELLLGALSQCHLLSYLHVAAKHGVVVVGYSDDAIGTMAQTADGGGHFTAATLRPRVTIADPDQAELAQSLHAEASKACFIAASVNFPVGHEPVTIIAEPASLL, encoded by the coding sequence ATGATCGGTGCACATCACTATGCAGTGCAGATCCATTGGACGGGCAACCGGGGCACCGGTACGAGCAGCTATCGGGCCTATGGTCGTGACCACGTTCTGACCTCCTCGGGCAAGGCGCAGATCGCCGGTTCGGCCGATCGTACCTTCCACGGTGACGCCGACCGGTGGAACCCCGAGGAGCTGTTGCTGGGGGCGCTGAGTCAGTGCCACCTGCTCTCCTACTTGCACGTCGCCGCTAAACACGGGGTCGTCGTCGTCGGGTATTCCGACGACGCGATCGGCACGATGGCGCAGACCGCGGATGGCGGTGGCCACTTCACGGCCGCCACCCTGCGTCCCCGGGTCACCATCGCCGATCCCGACCAGGCGGAGCTGGCCCAGTCCCTGCACGCTGAAGCGTCCAAGGCCTGCTTCATCGCCGCGTCGGTCAACTTCCCAGTGGGTCACGAACCGGTGACCATCATCGCCGAGCCGGCCTCACTGCTCTGA
- a CDS encoding asparaginase, with product MTTSTTPAAFGAAAPATAGTIEVIDAVELAVVERSGFIESRHAGAAVVLGSDGAVLRALGDVTAPVFPRSSMKPFQAIAVMASGVVLRGEDAAIATSSHSGTQKHTDLVRGLLARAGLSEADLGCTPTWPGDSGTRDSLVRQGAGPAPIYSDCSGKHAAMLVACVQNHWPVAGYLDPEHPLQKRILDVVERFTGERPAASGVDGCGAPVHALSLTALARGIARIATSKSSSPFAIYREAGFLAEAVRENGWVIAGPGLPDSIAIERLGLFVKGGAEGIMVASADNGMTVALKILDGNLRAATIVALSLLADAGAVRRADIDAIVPELKLAVHGGGQPIGQIRASYV from the coding sequence GTGACGACGTCGACGACGCCCGCCGCGTTCGGCGCGGCAGCGCCCGCCACCGCCGGAACCATCGAAGTGATCGACGCCGTCGAGCTGGCCGTCGTGGAACGCTCCGGTTTCATCGAGTCCCGCCACGCCGGTGCGGCCGTGGTGCTCGGCAGTGACGGCGCGGTGCTCCGCGCCCTCGGCGACGTCACCGCGCCGGTGTTCCCCCGCTCGTCGATGAAGCCCTTCCAGGCCATCGCGGTCATGGCCAGCGGCGTGGTGCTGCGCGGGGAGGACGCCGCGATCGCGACGTCCAGCCACTCCGGCACCCAGAAGCACACCGACCTGGTGCGGGGACTGCTGGCCCGCGCCGGACTCTCCGAGGCCGACCTGGGCTGCACGCCCACCTGGCCGGGCGACTCCGGCACCCGCGATTCCCTGGTGCGCCAGGGCGCCGGCCCGGCCCCGATCTACTCGGATTGCTCGGGCAAGCACGCGGCGATGCTCGTGGCGTGTGTGCAGAATCACTGGCCGGTCGCCGGGTACCTCGACCCGGAGCATCCGCTGCAGAAGCGCATTCTCGACGTCGTCGAGCGCTTCACCGGCGAGCGGCCGGCGGCGAGCGGCGTCGACGGGTGTGGCGCCCCGGTGCACGCGCTGTCCCTGACCGCCCTGGCCCGCGGGATCGCCCGCATCGCCACGTCCAAGTCGAGCTCACCGTTCGCCATCTACCGCGAGGCCGGGTTCCTGGCCGAGGCGGTACGCGAGAACGGCTGGGTCATCGCCGGGCCCGGCCTGCCGGACTCGATCGCGATCGAGCGGCTGGGCCTGTTCGTCAAGGGCGGCGCGGAGGGCATCATGGTGGCCTCAGCCGACAACGGTATGACCGTGGCGCTGAAGATCCTCGACGGCAACCTCCGGGCGGCCACCATCGTGGCCCTGAGCCTGCTGGCGGATGCCGGTGCGGTACGCCGTGCCGACATCGATGCGATCGTGCCCGAGCTCAAGCTCGCCGTGCACGGCGGTGGCCAGCCCATCGGCCAGATCCGCGCCAGCTACGTCTAA
- a CDS encoding LysR family transcriptional regulator translates to MEMGQLRALRELGDRGSIAAVAAALYVTPSSISQQISALQRHSAVPLTYKDGRRTALTEAGRALALAAIDVEVALERARQAVESFQGDPGGIVSVVAFHSAGLAIFGPLLAACASPEWPDVRLSDFDVAQEDFPLLTADHDLVLAHRLVGSPSWPGSVRVEPILFEPLDIAVRRDHPLATKAAIEPADLLDEAWVAVHEGFPLEQALSVIAAIGGSEARALHRINEFSVAASVVEASGCVALMPRYTTDSREHPGLVLRPLAHQGLGRYIDCLARPETLERSNAKAVLSQIRAIAGTLVR, encoded by the coding sequence ATGGAAATGGGTCAGCTTCGCGCCTTGAGAGAGTTGGGTGACCGCGGCAGCATCGCGGCCGTCGCAGCGGCGCTGTACGTCACGCCATCGTCGATCTCTCAACAGATCAGCGCCCTGCAGCGGCATTCCGCCGTCCCGTTGACGTACAAAGACGGGCGGCGCACCGCGCTTACCGAGGCCGGGCGCGCCCTGGCACTGGCGGCGATCGACGTGGAGGTGGCGCTCGAGCGCGCCCGACAGGCGGTGGAGTCTTTTCAGGGCGATCCAGGGGGCATCGTGTCGGTCGTGGCCTTCCATAGCGCGGGCCTGGCCATTTTCGGTCCGCTGCTGGCCGCGTGCGCGAGTCCGGAGTGGCCCGACGTCCGGCTGAGCGATTTTGACGTGGCTCAAGAAGATTTCCCCCTCCTCACGGCCGATCACGATCTGGTCCTCGCACACCGGCTGGTCGGTAGCCCGTCGTGGCCGGGGTCGGTGCGGGTGGAACCGATCCTGTTCGAGCCCCTGGATATCGCTGTCCGACGCGATCACCCACTCGCGACCAAGGCTGCGATCGAACCGGCGGATCTGCTCGACGAGGCGTGGGTCGCCGTGCATGAAGGCTTCCCGCTTGAGCAGGCCCTCTCCGTGATCGCGGCAATCGGGGGGAGCGAGGCACGCGCCCTGCACCGGATCAACGAGTTCTCCGTTGCCGCGTCGGTTGTCGAAGCGAGCGGTTGTGTCGCTCTGATGCCCCGGTACACGACCGACTCGCGAGAGCATCCGGGGCTGGTCCTTCGTCCGCTCGCGCACCAAGGCCTGGGGCGGTACATCGACTGTCTGGCTCGACCAGAGACTCTGGAGCGGTCCAACGCGAAGGCAGTCCTGTCGCAGATCCGGGCCATTGCCGGAACTCTTGTTCGCTGA
- a CDS encoding DMT family transporter — protein sequence MPALLRRFHIDLLLLLVAASWGSTYLVAKELVRPESVVALLALRMLLAAAIMAAIVAARRNRITAAEWRMGVLLGMVLAAVFAFETFGIANTSATNAGLIISLTIVFTPILDSAVSGRRLPGRFVLAAMIAIGGVALLASNGVFHTTSLGDLLVLVAAIIRAIHVTSMFALTGNKPMDSLHLTTVQLATCAVFFSALSLFYGDSIPHFVAELDPARAGLFLYLVLACTVFAFLVQTWAVRRTSPSRVSLLLGTEPIWAAIVGVTIARDNLALAGYVGIALILAGTTWGRSLEQRHRLAPKAHRTLALTSIAFWPFSTTMVETASGRCPGDTSFAARSVSACSWRAPRAQRPGRGTRAVPRTTPGQS from the coding sequence ATGCCTGCTCTCCTCCGCCGATTCCACATCGATCTGCTTCTGCTCCTGGTCGCCGCCTCGTGGGGGTCGACCTATCTCGTGGCCAAAGAACTCGTGAGGCCGGAGTCCGTGGTGGCACTGCTTGCGCTGCGGATGCTGCTCGCCGCGGCCATCATGGCGGCGATCGTGGCCGCTCGGCGCAACCGGATCACCGCAGCGGAATGGCGCATGGGTGTGCTGCTCGGGATGGTCCTGGCCGCCGTGTTCGCGTTCGAAACCTTCGGGATAGCCAACACGTCGGCCACGAATGCCGGACTCATCATCAGCCTAACGATCGTGTTCACCCCGATTCTGGATTCCGCGGTTTCCGGTCGCCGGCTGCCCGGGAGGTTCGTCCTTGCCGCCATGATCGCGATCGGTGGAGTCGCCTTGCTCGCCAGTAACGGCGTATTCCACACAACGAGCCTCGGCGACCTGCTCGTCCTCGTCGCCGCGATCATTCGCGCCATCCACGTCACCTCGATGTTCGCACTCACCGGTAACAAGCCGATGGATTCGCTTCACCTCACCACGGTGCAATTGGCCACCTGCGCGGTGTTCTTCTCTGCTCTCTCGCTGTTCTACGGCGACTCGATCCCGCACTTTGTTGCCGAGCTCGACCCGGCACGCGCGGGTTTGTTCCTGTACCTCGTTCTCGCCTGCACGGTCTTCGCGTTCCTGGTGCAGACCTGGGCGGTGCGGCGCACCTCGCCATCGAGAGTGAGCCTCCTCCTTGGAACCGAGCCGATCTGGGCCGCAATTGTCGGAGTAACGATCGCTCGTGACAACCTGGCCCTTGCCGGCTACGTCGGTATCGCCCTGATCCTGGCCGGAACCACGTGGGGCCGGTCCCTCGAGCAACGGCACCGTCTCGCCCCGAAGGCGCACCGGACACTCGCACTCACCTCAATCGCATTCTGGCCGTTCTCGACGACCATGGTCGAGACAGCTAGCGGGCGATGCCCTGGAGATACGAGTTTCGCTGCTCGATCAGTCTCCGCATGTAGCTGGCGAGCACCACGCGCTCAACGACCCGGCCGAGGAACCCGAGCGGTGCCGAGAACGACACCCGGTCAATCATGA
- the gabT gene encoding 4-aminobutyrate--2-oxoglutarate transaminase has translation MTDTLTDSAAASTPSSPVYTVTQERKIVTAIPGPRSTEMHQRRLAAVSTGVSSALPVYIKKASGAIVVDLDDNQFIDLGAGIGVTTVGHSETSVVAAATDQLNDFVHTLFTITPYEEYVKVAELLAAHTPGSFAKKTVLINSGAEAVENGVKIARKYTGRRAVAVLDHAYHGRTVLTMAMNYKAAPYATGYGPLASDVYHAPNSYPYHDGLTGPQAAARTIAYLEKVVGASDLACLVVEPIQGEGGFMVPAEGYLVLLQEWCTANGVVMIADEIQSGMARTGAYFASEHFGWEPDLVLVAKGIAGGMPLAAVTGRAEILDASQPGGLGGTFGGNPVACAAAIAVFDAIERNNLLAEGQRIEKTLRAGLTALAGKHNMIGDIRGRGAMIAIELVQPGTQTTTKAPNPAAVTAIAAYAAQHGVLLLTAGTYGNVLRFLPSLAVTDALLADALSVIDDAMATL, from the coding sequence ATGACTGACACGTTGACTGATTCCGCTGCCGCTTCCACCCCCTCGTCCCCGGTTTACACGGTGACCCAGGAACGCAAGATCGTGACGGCCATCCCCGGCCCGCGATCGACGGAGATGCATCAGCGACGCCTGGCCGCCGTGTCCACCGGTGTCAGCTCCGCCCTGCCGGTGTACATCAAGAAGGCCAGCGGCGCGATCGTCGTCGACCTCGACGACAACCAGTTCATCGACCTCGGCGCCGGCATCGGCGTGACCACGGTCGGGCACTCGGAGACCAGCGTCGTCGCGGCCGCGACCGACCAACTGAACGACTTCGTGCACACCCTCTTCACGATCACCCCCTACGAGGAGTACGTGAAGGTCGCCGAGCTGCTCGCCGCCCACACGCCCGGCAGCTTCGCCAAGAAGACCGTGCTGATCAACTCCGGTGCCGAGGCGGTGGAAAACGGCGTGAAGATCGCCCGCAAGTACACCGGTCGCCGCGCCGTGGCCGTTCTCGACCACGCGTACCACGGCCGCACGGTGCTGACCATGGCGATGAACTACAAGGCCGCCCCATACGCCACCGGCTACGGCCCGCTGGCCAGCGACGTTTACCACGCCCCGAACTCGTACCCGTATCACGACGGCCTCACCGGCCCCCAGGCCGCGGCCCGCACCATCGCGTACCTGGAGAAGGTCGTCGGCGCCAGCGACCTGGCCTGCCTCGTGGTCGAACCCATCCAGGGCGAGGGCGGCTTCATGGTGCCCGCCGAGGGCTACCTGGTCCTGCTGCAGGAGTGGTGCACCGCGAACGGCGTCGTGATGATCGCCGATGAGATCCAGAGCGGAATGGCCCGCACCGGCGCCTACTTCGCCAGCGAGCACTTCGGCTGGGAACCCGACCTGGTGCTTGTGGCCAAGGGCATCGCCGGCGGCATGCCGCTGGCCGCCGTGACCGGCCGTGCCGAGATTCTTGACGCGTCGCAGCCCGGTGGGCTCGGCGGCACCTTCGGCGGCAACCCCGTCGCCTGCGCTGCCGCGATCGCCGTGTTCGACGCGATCGAGCGCAACAACCTCCTCGCCGAGGGTCAGCGCATCGAGAAGACCCTCCGTGCCGGTCTGACCGCGCTGGCCGGCAAGCACAACATGATCGGCGACATCCGCGGCCGCGGCGCCATGATCGCCATCGAGCTCGTGCAGCCGGGCACCCAGACGACGACCAAGGCGCCCAACCCCGCCGCGGTCACCGCGATCGCCGCCTACGCCGCTCAGCACGGCGTGCTGTTGCTCACCGCGGGCACCTACGGCAACGTGCTGAGGTTCCTGCCCAGCCTGGCCGTCACGGATGCCCTGCTGGCCGACGCTCTCTCGGTCATCGACGACGCGATGGCGACGCTGTAA